Part of the Nicotiana tabacum cultivar K326 chromosome 20, ASM71507v2, whole genome shotgun sequence genome, AGATATGATTGAAGCTCAACCAATAACTGAAGAGGTGCTTCAAACATTTGATTCTATTCAAGTGGAAGGATAAAGCATTATATAGATTGACAACGAACAAGCTTTGGGTATTCAAGTCTTAGAGAGTGCACCGGTAATAAAAGAAGTTGCTGAAAAAACCTCTACTCAACTAACTAGACGAAGCTCAAATTCGAAAAAAAGAATCTCCAACTACGATATTAAGAGAAAATGCTTCATTGGATGAAATAAAAGTGGgatcaatatttgacaaaaagaagAGCATAATTAACTATTTTTCGAATATAGCAATTATAGGACATTTTGAATTCAAGGTTGTTAGATCAAGCTCAACAAGATATTCCTTGAAATGCAATGATGGTAGGTGTGGGTGGTGTGTGCATGCTTTCAGAATTAAAGATTCAACACTGTTCAAGATAGTAAAGAttgagaaaaatcatgactgcTCAGTTAACACTATGAAAGCTGATCAAAGGCATACAACTTCAAAGTTGATTAGTGGTTGCATTATTGACAATCTTCGAGACCCAAGGTTTGAAGTTACACCAGCTTTTGTCATGGTAGAAATGCAAAAATTGCATGAACTAGACATTGGGTATCACAAGTCGTGGCGTGCTATTCAACGTGCTTCAGCTTTAATAAGAGGAACTCCTGAAGAGAATTATGAATTATTGTCTTCATACTTGTATATGATGAAAAGTAAAAACCCAAGAACATATACTAACATAAAGATAGACGACAACAACATGTAAACAATCAAAAAAAGATTATTAGTCTGTTTTATAAACTTTAGGACATGCTGTCCTTAACCAATGAAAAAGTTAATGACGTGCTGTCCTTAACTTTAATGTGTGCAGtcaaaaagttaaggacacttggtccttaacttagagttacaagttaaaaaattaaggacattgtgtccttaacttttgaacttgtaactctaagttcaggactccATGTCCTTAACTAttgagcttgtaactctaagttaaggactatatgtccttaacttttgagcttgttagtctaactTCAGGACTAcctatccttaacttttgggcttgtAACctgaagttcaggactacatgtccttaacttctatTATACTATATTTTcaggtttctttatatgttttatgcataCAGATCATCAATAACTGGTTGGGATCATTATAGACCAGTGATTGCTGTTGATGCAACTTTTTGAAGTCAAAATTTTGTGGTGTTTTAATAATTTCAGTTTCAAAGGATGCAACTAACCAAATTTTCCCACTATcctttggaattgcagaatctGAAAATAACAATTCCTATAAGTGGTACTTTAGTGAGCTTCGCAATGCAACTGGGAGTCGTgagaattaatttttttatcagaCATGCATCATCTATTGCATATGGCATTGCAAAGGTATATCCTGAAAGCTACCATGGGatttgtatctatcatttggagcAGAACCTAAAGCGAAGGAAAGTAAAAAGTGAGGTCATAAAACTTTTCCAAAGTACTGCAAGAGTATACAAGCGCAAAGAATTTGATCTATACATGTCAGATATAGCAAAATTAGATAAGAATACTTATGACTACTTGATGGAAGAACCACCGGAAAGGTGGTCACGTTCTTGTAGTCCAAGACGAAGAtatgacatgctcacaacaaacATAGTTGAGTCAATGAATTCTGTGCTATTAGAAGCAAGGGATCTTCCTATATTAAGAATGATGGATTTCATCCAAGTGAAGCTACACCGTTGgttttatgaaagaagaaataaagtaGAAGGAACTTTTTATGAAGTTTCTTGTTGGGTAGaagaggaattgaagaaaatatagATTTAGCATTTACTTTGAATGTAAGTATTATGTTCTATGTTTAGCTTATTATTTTAATGATAATTTAACATAATGTACTAACTTAGAATTTTTCAACATTGAAGGTCTTCCCTGTTGATTCATGGCATTCTAGAGTTGAGGAAGAAGGAATTACTTTCTTGGTGGacttaaacaaaagaacatgtgattgtTTTCAGTTTCAATTTGATGAATTACCATGCATACATGCAATTGCAGCTATCGAGAAGAGAAACATCAAGAAGTCCAACTTTTGCTCGTACTGGTACTTAAAGGAATCTTGGCTGAAAATATATGAAAGACAAATACATCCTATAGGACATACTGATTCTTGGATTGTAATAGAGAGCGTTAAGTCACAAATTATTAAACCTCCAGATTTCAAAGTGCCACCAGGTAGAAGGCAGAAGAAAAGGCATATTCCAGCTATCgagtcatcaaaaataacattcaaataTGGTCGTTGCAGAAGAATTGGTCATAATAGAACAACTTGTATATATTCTCCGGCAGTCCATCTGTTTTCAAGGAAGCATAGAGAATAGTAGATATATCCACTTATGTTTATCTACTCTTTTATGtttttgctataaattggattcaTTTAGATTGTTTTTATTTGAGCAGATG contains:
- the LOC142174377 gene encoding uncharacterized protein LOC142174377, whose translation is MQLGVVRINFFIRHASSIAYGIAKVYPESYHGICIYHLEQNLKRRKVKSEVIKLFQSTARVYKRKEFDLYMSDIAKLDKNTYDYLMEEPPERWSRSCSPRRRYDMLTTNIVESMNSVLLEARDLPILRMMDFIQVKLHRWFYERRNKVEGTFYEVSCWVFPVDSWHSRVEEEGITFLVDLNKRTCDCFQFQFDELPCIHAIAAIEKRNIKKSNFCSYWYLKESWLKIYERQIHPIGHTDSWIVIESVKSQIIKPPDFKVPPGRRQKKRQHYRYISLLQVVNSTMNCQMKRQKLRI